From the genome of Gemmatimonadales bacterium:
GAGCGTCGCGCCGGCCGGTCGCAGCGGCCGGTCCCCGCGCTCACCGCACCCGGATCTCGTCGCAGAAGATCCACGACGGCTTTCCCGCGCTCGGATGCCAGGCCGACAGCGGCCCGGGATTGGTCGCCCGCACCCGGATCCACCGTGCAGCGGCTCCGGCCGGCAGCGTCACCGTCAGCCTATAAAGGAAAGGGTCCATGCGCTGCGGGCTCTGGTCGCTCGCGGCCGTGCCGGCCGGCCGCCAGGTGGCTCCGTCGTCCGAGAGCCAGACCGTGAAGTCGCGCGGCAGCAGGATCCAGGACTCGGTGGTCTGCTGGAACGAGCCCTCCACCGCGGCGACCGCCGTGGCGCGGCCGAGGTCGAGCGTCGCCTCCAGGTCGGCGCCCTGCCAGCCCTGCCACAGGCCGTCGGTGAAGTCGAGCGAGCCGGCGGCCCCGTCGGTGAGGTCGCGCGGCCCGGTGCCGGGGTAGCGGGGGCTCGGCGGCGTCGCGAGGGTGTACGGCCGGCCGCGCGCCAGGCTCGGGGCCAGGGTGATCGTGCGCCCGTCGCCCAGCGCCCCGCCACGGTAGAAGCCCTGGAAGCGCGCGGTGCCGGCGGAGTCGAGCGGCGCCGAGTCCGCGTAGAGCGGCGAGCCGGGGGCGGGCGCGGTCCCGTCGCGGGTGTAGCGCACCTCGACGCCCGGCACGCCGGCTGCGACCCGCATCGTGAACCGCCCCGTGACGCTGTCGTAGACCGGCGTCATCCGGAGCACGTCGCGGTCCTCGGGACCGAACGCGACGCCGTCGGCACCGAGCCGCGCCTCGGTCGCCGCGAGCCGCTGCCTGAAGTCGGCCAGGTCGCGCGGCCTGCGGGTCCACAGCGCCTCGGCGAAGGCGAGCAGTCGCGGGAACGCCATCAGGTCGAAGTTGGTCTGGGTGATCCGCTCCGACCACAGCGGCGCCTCGCCGCCGAGGATGTGCGCGGCCATCGCGGGCGTGAAGGACGCGGGAGCCGGATCGAACGCGTACACCCGCGCGAGGGTGAGGTCGCCCGGCGAGTGGTCGAGGTAGGTGTACGCTCCGGGCGCGGCGACGACGTCGTGGCCCTGCTGTGCAACGCGGGCGATGGTCGCGGTGTCGCGCCACACCTCGACCACGGCGTCGGGCGGGAGCGGCGCGGAGGTGATCTCGTCCCAGCCCACCAGCCTGCGGCCGTGCGCCGCGAGCCACGCGCCGATCCGCCCGGTGAACCAGCCCTGCAGCGCGTCCTCGTCCTTCAGCCCCTCGGCGCGCATCAGCGCCTGGCAGGCGGCGCACGCCCGCCAGCGGTCCTTCGGCACCTCGTCGCCGCCGACGTGCAGGTAGCGCGACGGGAAGAGCGCCACCACCTGCGACAGCAGGTCGTCGAGGAAGCCGAACGTATTCCCGAGCGGGCAGTACACGTCGGGGAAGACACCCCAGCGGTTGGCGACCGGGATCGAGTCGCCGGTGCACCCGAGCCACGGGTACGAGGCGATGGCCGCCACCGAGTGGCCCGGCATCTCGATCTCCGGGACCACAGTGACGCCGCGGAGCCGCGCGTACTCCACGACCTCGCGTACCTCGCGGCGCGTGTAGAAGCCGCCGTAGCGCGTGCCGTCGGCCTCGGTGCGCCACGCGCCGACCTCGGTCAGCCGCGGCCAGTCCGGAATCTCGAGGCGCCACCCCTGGTCGTCGGTGAGGTGCCAGTGGAGCACGTTGAGCTTGTAGCGCGACGACAGATCCACGAAGCGCTCGACGAACGGCACCGGGAAGAAGTGCCGGCCGGCGTCCAGCAGGCTGCCGCGCCACCGGAAGCGCGGAGCGTCGTGGATGGTGACGGCGGCGATCGTCCGGGCCGGGCCGCCCGCGCGCTCGCCCGCCGGAGCGGACCCGCCGCCGGACCGGGCAGGGAGCAGCTGCCGCAGGGTCTGCACGCCCCACAGCACGCCCTCGGGCCCCGGCGCCGCGATGCGGACGCCCGCCGGCACGACCGTGAGGGTGTACGCCTCGGGTCCGGTCCCCGCCGCCGGGTCGAGGGCGATGGCGACGTCGCCGCGGCGCGGCGTGCGGCGCTCGACCGCGACCGGGAGGCCGGTCTCGTGCGCCAGCACCCGTCGCAGGTAGGCCGCGATCTCGTCGAGGCGGCGGCTGCGCTGAGCGACGACG
Proteins encoded in this window:
- a CDS encoding family 20 glycosylhydrolase — translated: MGRGGAAAPPGPLTAGGRALVRLAAVLLAALGPARGLCQAPVPVAQGAQLPAPAILPRPDTIAPGPGAFALPARIHVVVAQRSRRLDEIAAYLRRVLAHETGLPVAVERRTPRRGDVAIALDPAAGTGPEAYTLTVVPAGVRIAAPGPEGVLWGVQTLRQLLPARSGGGSAPAGERAGGPARTIAAVTIHDAPRFRWRGSLLDAGRHFFPVPFVERFVDLSSRYKLNVLHWHLTDDQGWRLEIPDWPRLTEVGAWRTEADGTRYGGFYTRREVREVVEYARLRGVTVVPEIEMPGHSVAAIASYPWLGCTGDSIPVANRWGVFPDVYCPLGNTFGFLDDLLSQVVALFPSRYLHVGGDEVPKDRWRACAACQALMRAEGLKDEDALQGWFTGRIGAWLAAHGRRLVGWDEITSAPLPPDAVVEVWRDTATIARVAQQGHDVVAAPGAYTYLDHSPGDLTLARVYAFDPAPASFTPAMAAHILGGEAPLWSERITQTNFDLMAFPRLLAFAEALWTRRPRDLADFRQRLAATEARLGADGVAFGPEDRDVLRMTPVYDSVTGRFTMRVAAGVPGVEVRYTRDGTAPAPGSPLYADSAPLDSAGTARFQGFYRGGALGDGRTITLAPSLARGRPYTLATPPSPRYPGTGPRDLTDGAAGSLDFTDGLWQGWQGADLEATLDLGRATAVAAVEGSFQQTTESWILLPRDFTVWLSDDGATWRPAGTAASDQSPQRMDPFLYRLTVTLPAGAAARWIRVRATNPGPLSAWHPSAGKPSWIFCDEIRVR